From a single Prionailurus bengalensis isolate Pbe53 chromosome A1, Fcat_Pben_1.1_paternal_pri, whole genome shotgun sequence genomic region:
- the DCLK1 gene encoding serine/threonine-protein kinase DCLK1 isoform X8, producing MLELIEVNGTPGSQLSTPRSGKSPSPSPTSPGSLRKQRDLYRPLSSDDLDSVGDSV from the exons TTAATGGAACCCCTGGTAGTCAGCTGTCTACTCCACGCTCGGGCAAGTCGCCAAGCCCATCGCCCACCAGCCCGGGAAGCCTGCGGAAGCAGAGG GACCTGTATCGCCCCCTCTCTTCGGATGATTTGGATTCAGTAGGAGACTCAGTGTAA